CAACTGCGGCATGTACCGCATGCAGGTCTACGACGCCCGCACGACGGGCATGCACTGGCAGACGCACAAGCAGGGGGCGGAGCATTACCGCCGGCTGAAGAAGCAGGGTGTGACGCGGATGCCGGTGGCGGCGGCCATCGGCGCAGATCCGGCCACGATGTATTCGGCGATCCTGCCGCTGCCGCCGGATCTCGACGAGATGATGATCGCCGGGTTCCTGCGCAACAAGCCCGTCGAGATGGTGAAGTGCGAAACGGTGGATCTCGAAGTGCCCGCCAACGCGGAGATCGTGCTCGAGGGCTACGTCGAGATCGGCGAAACGCGCCGCGAGGGGCCGTTCGGCGACCACACGGGCTTTTACTCGCTCGACGACGACTATCCGGTCTTCCACGTCGAATGCATCACGCACCGCCGCGATCCCATTTACGCGACGACGATCGTGGGACCGCCGCCCATGGAGGACTTCTACATGGGCAAGGCCATCGAGCGGATTTTCCTGCCGCTGATGCGGCTGCAGCTGCCCGAGGTCCGCGACATGTGCATGCCGGCCGAGGGCGTGTTCCACAACCTGATGCTCGTCTCGATCCGCAAGTCTTACCCGGGCCACGCGCGCAAGGTGATGCACGCGATCTGGGGCCTGGGACAGGCAATGTTCACAAAAGTCATCGTCGTGTTCGACGAAGATGTCGACGTGCAGAACCCGAGCGAGGCTGCGTGGATCGCGCTGAACAACATCGACCCGGAGCGCGACATCGAGTTCGTCCACGGACCCGTCGACACGCTCGATCACGCCAGCCGCCTGCAGGATTACGGCTCGAAGATGGGCATCGACGCCACGCGGAAGTGGCCGGAAGAGGGCTTCACGCGGCGCTGGCCGGAGCGGATCGTCATGTCGCCGGAGGTGAAGGCGCGGGTGGACGATCTGTGGAAGCGCGCCGGCCTGCCATAGCCTGATCCCGCTGGAAGCGCGCTCGGGCGCTCTGCTAAAATGCGGATAGTTGAGGCGCGTGTAGCTCAGCTGGTAGTAGCGCCAGATTGTGGTTCTGGATGTCGTGGGTTCGAATCCCACCACGCGCCCCACACCCCCTGAATCCGCGTCAGCTGCGGTTTCCACCCGATGCAGCGGCATCGCCCGTGCTGCGTTCGCAGTATTCTGGAGAAACGGTGGAGGCGAGCGTGAACGACACGCGTCTGGATGCGAGCCGGCTGGAAAGCCTGCTGGAATCGGCGCGCATTCTGGGCTCGTCGCTGGACCTGCAAGAACAGCTGAACCATCTGATGCGGACGGTGATGGGCCGGTTGCTGGTGACGCGGGCGGCGATTGCGCTGCGGGACGGCGGAGGCTGGCGCGTGGCTGCGGTGCGCGGCGCAGCGGGACTGCGCGAGGGCGACCCCGTCCGCCCTGAAGACCTGGAGCGGGCGGGACTGACTCTGCAGATTCCGATCGGCGAAGGCGCGCGGGAGGCGGGCGTGCTGGCGGTGCCTGCGCCGCGGCGTCCGGGATGGGCGGAGGACTCGGGCGAGCGCGAATTTCTGCAGGCGCTGCTGTCGCTGGCCTCGGCGACCATCGAAAACGCGCTGGCGCACGAGGAGATTCTGGAAGCCAACAGAGCGCTGGCGAAAAAGATCCACGAGCTGAACACGCTGGTGGACCTGGCGCGCGCGTTTTCCTCGAGCATCGATCCGGAAGAGATCGCGCGGCTGCTCATGCTGACGCTGAGCGGGCGCTGGACGGTGCGGCAGCATGCGTTGCTGGCGTGGCCCGCAGGGCAGGCTCCGCTCGAGCTGTTGCGCAACGTCACCGCGGAGCAGGCGGAGCGGTTCCGGCATGCGGCGCCGCAGGACGGCGAGCCCGGACGGGAAGGGCCGTTCCTGCTGCTGCCGCTGCGGAGCGGCGAGTCGACGGTCGGCGTGGTGGCGCTGGGGCCGCCGGGCTCGGGACAGAGCTACGAGGCGGAGGACGTGGAGTTCTGCGCGGCGCTGGTGGCGCAGGCCTCGGTCGCTCTGGACAATGCGTGGCGGATCCAGGACACGCTGTACCGCCAGCAGATGGAGCGCGAGCTGGAGCTGGCGTCGGCCATCCAACGCGACCTGTTTCCCAAAGAGCTGCCCCGCGTGCCCGGCCTCGAGCTGGCGGCGGCCAACCGGCAGGCGCGGCTGGTGGGCGGCGACTATTACGACGTGCTGGGAAGGCCCGAAGAGCCGCTGCTGTGCGTGGCCGACGTGGCAGGCAAAGGGCTGTCGGCGGCGCTGCTGATGGCGACCATCCAGGCGACGCTGCGGGCGCTGCTGGTGTTTCCGCTGGAGCTGACGGAGCTGGCCAACCGCGCCAACCGGCTGCTGTGCGGATCGATGCCGGGCAACCGGTACGCGACGCTGATGATGGTGCGGTTCGATCCCGGGCAGGGACAGTGCGAGTATGTCAATGCGGCGCAGTGCCAGGCGATCGTGCTGCGCCGGACGGGCGAGGCGGAGCTGCTGGACGCCACCGGGCTGCCGGTGGGGATGTTTCCTCAAGCGGGATACGAGTCGCGGCGGCTGGAGCTGGCCCCCGGCGATGCGCTGATGATTTATTCCGACGGGGTGACCGACGCGCAGAGTCCGGCGGGCGAGGAGTTCGGCATGGACCGGCTGCTGGCGTTGATGCGCGGGCTGGCCGGCGGCACGGCACAGCAGATCTGCGACGGGGTGCTGGAAGCGATTCATCAGTTTGCCGAGGCGGCGCCGCAGTACGATGACATCACGGTGATGGTGGCGCGCCGCGCGCCGGACGGGCCATGAGCGATCTGGACGCGCTGCTGAAGCCTTTCGAGCCGTTTCTGCGGCCGCGGTGGCGGCTGTGGTGGGGCCTGCTGCTGGCCGGAGCGCCGTTCGTGCTGGCGCTGGGTTTCTGGATTCATGAGCACCGGACGCGCGGGCCGGGCTTCCGCATGATGATCGACCGCGAGCGGGCGATCGCAATCGCGCAGGAAACGGCCCGCGCCCATGGAGTGGAGACGGGCGGATGGCGGGCGCATGTGCGGTTCGAAATCCGCTCGGCGACGATGGCCTACTTCCGCGAGCATGACGTGGGCCATCAGTTCCGGGTGCGGCGGTTTCTGCCCGAGGCGGTGGCGCAGGTGCTGCTGATCCGGCCGGGGCACGGCATGTGGGTGCGGGCCGACGTGGGGCCGCGGGGCTTCGTGACCGATTTCCGCATCGCCGGAAGAGAGGTGCGCGCGCCGGCGAGCCTGCCGCCGGAGGAAGTGTCGCGGGCGGCGGCGGAAGCCGAACTGAAGGAATGGATCGGGGGCATGGCGGTGCGCTTCCTGCGCGAGCCGGAGATGAGCGTGGCGGCGGACCGCGAGGCGGCCGGCGCGCGCCGTTTCACCTGGCGGCTGGAGCCGCGCAACGCGCCCGACGTGGAGCTGGTGCTGCGCGTGGACGTGGCGGGCGAGAGGGTGGTGGGCCGGAGCGTGGAGCCGGTGTTCGCGCCGGCGTTCCTCGAGCGGCGGATTTCGAAGCCTTCCGCGGCTTCCGACACGCTGGAAGCGCTGCGGCTGCTGGCGATGGTGTTCCTGGTGGCCTACTGCTGCTACCGCTATGCGCGGCGCAGCATCGAGCACGAGGCGCCGCACGCGCGGGCCGTGCTGCTGACGGCCGCTTTCGCCGGCGCGAGCCTGCTGATGGCCTTCGCCGATCCGGACACGATGGGGCCGCGTTTCGATGCGGAACAGTTCACCGCCATGGCCACGGCGATCCGCTGGAGCGTCCTGCTGATGACGGCGGCTCTGGTGGGCGTCGTGCTGGGCATCGCCTACGGCGCGGGGGAGGGCGAGCTGAGGGAGGGCTGGCCTGGCAAGATCACGTCCCTCGACGCGGCCCTCACGGGGCGGCTGTTTTCCGCCAACATCGGCGTCTCCGTCGTGGCGGGGGCCGTGTGGGCCTGCTGGCTGTTCTGCGCCGTCGTGCTCGGGCGGGCCGCTCTGGACGCGGATCTGACGGAGCGGACGCTGCGAGCGATCGGATTTACGTTCGGCCGGTGGCCGCTGGTGGAGCTCTACACGGACACGCCGCTGCAGGCGGTGGCGCTGAGCGTGTTCCTGCTGCTGGCGCCGCTGACGTTCCTGCGCCGTCATGTCAGGCAGGGCGCCGTGCGCGCGCTGCTGCTGGCGGCTCTGGCGGCGCTGCTCGTGCACGACGGACGCACGGCGGACGCTTTCGCGGCGGTGACGTGGCTGGAGTCGTCGGCGGTGGCGGCCGCGGTGCTCCTGGCGTTTTACAGTTTTGACTACCTGGCGGCCGTGATGGCAGCGGCGTCGCTGAACCTGCTGCTGCAGATCGCGGCGCTGCTGGCCACTGCGCCTTACTGGCGGGAGCGGCTCGACATGGTGTCCCTGCTGGCCGCGGCGCTGGTGTTGCCGCTGGCGGCTGCGGCGTGGTTCGGCAGAAGGTACACGGATGAAGAGGTCCGGCCGGCGCATGCGGCGCGGCTGGCGGAACGGCTGAAGATGGAGGCCGAGCTGGCGGCGGCGCGGCAGGCGCAACAGATGCTGCTGCCGGCGGCCCCGCCCGCGCTGCAGAGCGTGGCGGTGGCGGCGGTGTGCGATACGGCCCAGGAAGCCAGCGGGGATTCCTACGATTTCTTCGCGCGGCCTGACGGGAGGATTTGCGTGGCGGTGGCCGAGGGCGGCAGGGGCGGGCTCGCCTCGGCCATGACGATGGCCCTGGCCAAGGGCTTCCTGTGGCATGAAAATGCGGCCGGCGCCGGCGCGCAGGAAGCGTTGCGGCGTCTGGAGAGCGAGTTGGCCCGGCTGCCAGGGCGCGGCCCGGAGCCGGTGGGCGTCGCGCTGGCAATCCTCGACGAGCGGACGGGCGAAGTCGAGCTGGCGCGGCTCGGCCCCGGGCCTGGCATCTGGCTGCGCCGGCGGGAGGAGACGGCTCGGGAGCCGCTGCCGCCCCGCCGGGACGCGGCCGCATGCCGCCTGCGGCTCGAGCCTGGCGATGCTCTGCTGTTCTGCACGCGGGGGCTGGCGGAGCCCGGCGCCAGCGTGGCGGAGGAGATTCTGTCCGGACTGCCGCAGCAGCCTGAGGCGCCGCTCCAGCCGTGGCTGGAAGCCTTGGTGAAGGCCTGGAGAGCGCGCACGAGCGCTCCGGGCCGGCGGGCCGCGGATCTCACGGCTGTCGTGCTGAGGATGGGCGGCGGAGCGGCTGCGGAGGAGGCTGCGGCATGAAACGCCTGGCGGCCGCGCTCTGCGCCGCGGCGGGCCTCGCCTCTCTGTGGATGCTGATGCCCCGGTTCGATACCGCCCTGGCCGGCGTGCGTCCGGCGGTCGGCCGCGAGGAGGCGATCCGGAAGGCGATCGACTGGGCCCGCGAGCATGGCGTCGAGATCCGCGGGTGGCGTTTCGCCACGCAGGCCGAGCTGGACCCCGTGCTCGGGCGCATCCGCGAACAGGCGCCGCAGAGCGAGCTGGCGCGCGTGTTTACTCCGGTCAGGATCCGGGTGCTGGCCTTCAACGGCCGGGGCGACGCCGTCGTGGTGACCATGACGGCCGAAGGCCGCCCGCTGTCCTTCCAGGACCGCCGCCAGAACGCCGTGGGGGAATCGGCCGGGGACGCGGCCGAGCAGGAGCTGTCGCGGCTGGCGGGCGGCGATTCGGGGCGGTTCATCCGGACGGCGGACAATGTCCGGACGCTGGAAGGCAGCCGCAGCGCCTGGGAGTGGCTGGACCCCGCGGTGAAGGGCTCCCTGGCCCGCGTGGTGGTCGTCACGCGCAACGGACGGGTGGTCCAGAGCAGCTATGAGTATTCGGCCTCGCCGGAGGCTGTGGGCGAGCCCCCAGCGCCCCAGAAGCTGCAGGCTGCGGTGGCTGTCCTCACCACAGTCTGCGCCGGAGCGCTGGGCGGACTCGTGTTCTGGCTGCTGTACGCGAGCCTGCGGAAACGGACCGATCCGTTCGCCTTCGCCCTGCGCTTCCTGTGGATTCCGGCCGCCGCGGCGGCGGCGCCGTTCCTTTCGGGCAATTATCAGAACGAGGCCCTGATCCGGTCCTTCGAAGAGGGCCTGGTCGGAGACACGCGCCTGGTGCTGGGCATCTCGCTGGCCCTCATGGTTCTGCTGGGGCTGTTCGCGATTCTGGCTGCGGCTTACGCCGCCGTTCCGGAGCGCCACCTCCGCCTCTGGTCGCCTGCGGTGCTTCTGGCGCAGGGACAGTGGAAGAACCGGCAGGCGGCCGGGCAGATCTGGACGGGCCTTGCCGGCGGAGTGCTGCTGGCGTCGGCGCCCTACTGGCTGGCGCTGGCGCTGGGCCGCACGCGGGTCCGCTTCCTCGACGACCCGGCCCTGATCACGGCGCCGCGGCCCGCCTGGGAGGCGTTGGGCGGACTCGTTTCCGCGTGGGAGGTCTACCTGGCGGCCCTGCTGCTGTACCCGTTCCTCGCAGGACGGCTGAAGCGCGCATGGCTGGCCGCGGCCGCCGCGGTGGCGGCAGGCGCGCTGGTGACGACCATGGCCCGGAACGTTTTCCCCCAGGATTCGGGCGCCAGCATGGCGGCTGCGGCAGTTCTCGCCGGCGGCTATCTGCTGATTTATCACTCCGGCGGCATGCTGGGCGCATGGGTGGCGCCTCTGGCGATGCATGCTGCGGTTCAGGGCGTCCGGCTGGCTCAGATGCCGGCGCCGTCGCTGGAGGCGGCCGGGTGGCAGATGCTGGCGCTGGCGGGCGGGCTGGCCGTGGGAGCGCTGGGCTGTTCGTTCCTGCTGCCGGAAGCGGATACGCAGGAGGTGGAAACGCAGATGCGGGAGGCGGCCGCTGCCCCGCCGCGGTCGCAAACCGAGAAGCTCCGGGCTGCGCTGGCCGTGGCGCGGCGGGCGCAGGAAGGCCTTCTGCCGCAGGCTCCTCCGCGCATTCCCGGCTTCGAGACCGCCGCCGTCTGCCATCCGGCGCGGGAAGTCGGGGGCGACCTGTACGACGCGCAGGCGTGGCCCGGAGACCGCTGGATGCTGTGCGTGGCGGACGTGTCCGGAAAAGGCCTCGGCGCGGCCCTGTACATGACCATGCTGAAGGGCATGCTCGAGTCGGCGGCTCATCACGCTCCGGCCCTCCCCGCGCTCGCCTCGCGCCTGAACCGCGCCGTGGCCGAGACCGGCCGCGGGCGCATGTTCATCACGATGTCCCTGCTGGTTCTCGATCCCGCGCGCCGCACGGCCCAGCATCTCCGCGCCGGCCACAACCCGCCGCTGCTGTGGCGCGCCCGGACCGGCGAGTGCGAGTGGCGCCGCCCGCGCGGCATCGGGCTCGGGTTGACTGCGGGTCCGGCGTTCGAGTCGAACCTCGAAACCGAGCAGCTGGAGTTCGCGCCCGGCGATGTTCTCGTTCTCTACTCCGACGGAGTCACGGAGGACATGAACGCGCAGGGCGAACCGTTCGGAGAGCAGCGCCTGGAGGACATCGTGCGGCGCCGCGCCGCCGAAGGGCCGCAGCGGCTGACCGATGCGATCATGGAGGAAGCGCGGGCGTTCCGCGGCAAGATGGAACTGCATGACGACTGGACGCTGCTCGTGATCCAGTGCGTGGATGGCGCGCAGACGGGCGGCGGCGTGGAGAGGGATCTGTGACACGGAGCTTTCAGATCGAGACCAGAAACGACGGAAACGTCCGGGTGCTTTCGCTGAAAGGCTACCTGGACGCCCACA
This DNA window, taken from Bryobacteraceae bacterium, encodes the following:
- a CDS encoding menaquinone biosynthesis decarboxylase — protein: MAYTDLRDFVRALEQAGELKRIPFEVDPKLEITEFADRAVKRGGPALLFEKPKGSSIPVLINAFASMRRMEIALEVSSVDEHAARISEMLEMRMPQGLINKLKMLPKLADMANFFPKTVSTGPCKEVIRRDGFSLEELPVLTCWPGDAGPFITLPMVFTRNPETGKRNCGMYRMQVYDARTTGMHWQTHKQGAEHYRRLKKQGVTRMPVAAAIGADPATMYSAILPLPPDLDEMMIAGFLRNKPVEMVKCETVDLEVPANAEIVLEGYVEIGETRREGPFGDHTGFYSLDDDYPVFHVECITHRRDPIYATTIVGPPPMEDFYMGKAIERIFLPLMRLQLPEVRDMCMPAEGVFHNLMLVSIRKSYPGHARKVMHAIWGLGQAMFTKVIVVFDEDVDVQNPSEAAWIALNNIDPERDIEFVHGPVDTLDHASRLQDYGSKMGIDATRKWPEEGFTRRWPERIVMSPEVKARVDDLWKRAGLP